A window of Rhodococcus sp. SGAir0479 contains these coding sequences:
- the ilvC gene encoding ketol-acid reductoisomerase — MFYDDDADLSIIQGRKVAVIGYGSQGHAHSLSLRDSGVDVRIGLQEGSKSRAKAEEQGLTVGTPAEVSEWADVIMLLAPDTAQASIFKNDIEPNLKDGDALFFGHGLNIHFDLITAPENVTVAMVAPKGPGHLVRRQFVDGKGVPALIAVHQDPKGEGQALALSYAKGIGGTRAGVIKTTFKEETETDLFGEQAVLCGGTEELVKTGFEVMVEAGYAPEMAYFEVLHELKLIVDLMYEGGIARMNYSVSDTAEFGGYLSGPRVIDAGTKERMKEILADIQSGEFTRRLVANVENGNKELEALRKENAEHPIEVTGKKLRDLMSWVDRPITETA, encoded by the coding sequence ATGTTCTACGACGACGATGCAGACCTGTCGATCATCCAGGGCCGCAAGGTCGCGGTCATCGGCTACGGCAGCCAGGGCCACGCGCACTCGCTGAGCCTGCGCGATTCCGGTGTCGATGTGCGCATCGGTCTCCAGGAGGGTTCGAAGTCCCGCGCCAAGGCGGAGGAGCAGGGCCTGACGGTCGGCACCCCGGCCGAGGTCTCGGAGTGGGCCGACGTCATCATGCTGCTCGCCCCGGACACCGCTCAGGCGTCGATCTTCAAGAACGACATCGAGCCGAACCTGAAGGACGGCGACGCCCTCTTCTTCGGCCACGGCCTGAACATCCACTTCGATCTGATCACCGCGCCGGAGAACGTCACCGTCGCCATGGTCGCGCCGAAGGGCCCCGGCCACCTGGTGCGCCGTCAGTTCGTCGACGGCAAGGGCGTTCCGGCCCTGATCGCCGTCCACCAGGACCCGAAGGGTGAGGGCCAGGCCCTCGCGCTGTCCTACGCGAAGGGCATCGGCGGCACCCGCGCCGGCGTCATCAAGACCACGTTCAAGGAAGAGACCGAGACGGACCTCTTCGGCGAGCAGGCCGTGCTCTGCGGCGGCACCGAGGAACTGGTCAAGACCGGCTTCGAGGTCATGGTCGAGGCGGGCTACGCCCCCGAGATGGCGTACTTCGAGGTGCTGCACGAGCTCAAGCTCATCGTCGACCTCATGTACGAGGGCGGCATCGCCCGCATGAACTACTCGGTGTCCGACACTGCGGAGTTCGGTGGCTACCTGTCCGGTCCCCGCGTCATCGACGCCGGCACCAAGGAGCGCATGAAGGAGATCCTGGCGGACATCCAGTCCGGCGAGTTCACCCGCCGCCTGGTCGCCAACGTCGAGAACGGCAACAAGGAGCTCGAGGCTCTCCGCAAGGAGAACGCCGAGCACCCGATCGAGGTCACCGGCAAGAAGCTGCGCGACCTGATGAGCTGGGTCGATCGTCCGATCACCGAGACGGCCTGA